One Legionella lytica genomic window, ATTTAAATTTACTCTATTTTTTGGTCGATAAGACAAATCATCAGGGAATGGTTTTAATCTCAATCTTGCATAATTTAGTAATTCACTAATTATTTATTATGAATTGCTTGACTCCGTACTATAGTCCGTACTCTATATTTCTATTTAGTGACTATTCATCATCGGAGCATATATGAGGTTTTTATTTACTCTTTTGTTAGGTTTCGTTCTGAATAATGCTTTTTCTGACACGAATACCCATGAGCATACTACGAAGCATGAGCTACCGAGCCAAAATACTCTCCAAGTAGTGATGGAGCGCGCGCCAGGTAGAGTTATTCGTAATACGACAAATACACTTCGCTTTCAGCTTCTTAAAGATAATAAGCCTCTTACCTTAAACGACCTTAAAACAGTACATACAGAAAAGGTTCATTTGATGGTTATCGACCCTACATTGACTGATTATCATCATATTCATCCGGTGATGGATAATAAGAACAAGGACTTTGTTTTCAAATTTACCCCAAAGAAAAATGGTTCTTATCGAATATGGGTTGATATCACCCCAGTTGCCACAGACAAACAAGTGTTTCTAAATACCGATATTGGTTCTTTTTCACAAAAATCGTTAATTAATAAGGAGATTAAATTAAATTCCAACGTAAATCCTTATCAGTTTCACTTGAAACTCGATGGCCAGCCTCAGGTCGGTAAAGCGGTGATGGCAACGATTACTGTTACAAAAGATGGACAACCTTTCCGGCAGCTGGAACCGGTTATGGGAGCATTTGCTCATCTTATGGGGTTTAATGCAGATTATTCTTCCATTCTTCATATTCACCCTATGGGGAAAGAGCCGAGCAAAGATACAGAGCGCGGCGGTTCACAATTAATGTTCCATATAGAACCTCAAAAAGCAGGCTTCGTTAAATTATTTGCACAATTTCGAATTAATGGAAAGGACGTTTATGTACCCTTCGGTCTTGTAATTAGACAATAGCGCTTTTCTAAAATCAAATTCAGCAAGCGTATTCCTTAAGCATAGGAAGACGAGTGAAATATTAATATTCATAATTATCAATAAGATAATAAAAAAAACACTAAGAATCTATTATAATCTAATAGATTAATTCTTTCTTAAGGAAAATAAGCTAAAATTTATAACATATTGGCTTTAATAAGTAGCTCAAGTATGAAATTTTGTAGAAAATTTATTAATGGTATTAATTCTATTAATTTTGTTGGGCCCTCATCTGAGACTCTTAAAAAATCATTGATTGTATTTGCTTACCAAGAGCTAAAAAGAGAACATGAGCAACTGTTGAAGCAGTTATCAGAACTACCAGAGAGTATTCTTGATAATGTTGTGGCGAATGAACAATTAGAAGAATACAAAAAAAAACAGAGAGAATTTTTAGAACAAATAGCGAACAGGATCCATGCTATTTCGGATGAATATAGCCACTCTCTTGATCTTAGCGTGGAACCCGTTATTGATGATTTACCTGCATTTATTAAATCACTTGCTCAAAATTTCCGTGATATAAAACACTTAGCTTATACGCTTTCTGATGCACCACCTACTATTAAAAAACTACAAACTCAATTATATATTGAGGTGTTATCTAAGTTGGATCAGGAAGAGCAGGAGGTTCAATTACAAACCCTATCATTGTCTAATATTCAAGACATGATCACACAGGCTATTAGCCTTTATGAACGTAACCCCAATGATGTTTTATTGCGTAATCAATGCCAACGAATTGTTCATATGGGTTTTTATGAAATCATAAGACGTGATTGCAGTAATGTATCTTTAGTGAGCGAATCTAATAAATATATTGAATATCAACAGGTTATAAGTTTATTGCATTCTAAATTAATCAATGTAAATCAATCAACGGTAATCGATAACTTAAGTCAATATAAAGCTTCTAATGGGAAATCTATTGGTGATTTGTTGGTGGAGGCTGAAAAAAAATTACAAATAGGCACAGCAGGGGATTGGACCAGTGATGAGCGAATCAATGCTTTTAAAGCAAGAAAAGAATTGTTTCATGCATTAAGATTTGGCCAGGAAGATCGCAGAGAATATGCAAAAAAGACACAAGCTAATCTGACACGTGATTTATTTTGGGCTAGAAACATCAGGGATATGGAGTTATTTACTAAAAGCAAGGTCACTGATGACGTCTTTGCGAGCCTCGCACAAAAACGATATTTACAACAGGATCTGGTTTTTAAAGTAAAAAAAGAACCGAAAGCTTATAAACCTGGGCAGGATCCGAAGTTCATAAAGTTACAGGATATTCTAGCGGAAGTTTATGAGCAAGCTAAAGAAAAAGGGCTTAAAAAAGGGGGCAATACCGATAAGTTCAATGCAACTGAGCCTGAAATTGAACAGCATATAAAAAGTACTTTTAAAGCACAGAGCATAAGCCCTATCATCAAATTGCTAGCTAATGGAGTAATAGAGGTCAATTTTTCTTACTTTAATTGTGATGATACGTTTGCTAAAAAGCTGATTGATATTATTGGAAAGAATGGGGGTTTTAGGCGAGTTCTTGAGAAGGCGTTAATGGATATATTTCTCAAGGAGTCAGCTGTTACCGATAAAGTTCAGGGAGTTACCCTAAGAGGTAGCTCACTTGCAGCTATAGAACAACAAATTGTCAGGATGGCACGATCTGGGGCGCTTTCCGAAGAGCAAACACAGGCATTCCTGGGACAATTGAATGCAGTACAACGTCAGATTAATACAACTCAGGTATCAGAGATTGGCCGTTTAAACCTAGATAACAGTGATGAATTATTATTACGTAAGTTACTGGAATTGTATTCTATATATGGTTCTAAACAAGTTAAAGATGCGTTTAATGCACCTACTCCAGATATTCAATCTCAAGTTTCATTAACCCTGGAAATTGCATTTCAACATATTCAGGCAGGTCGTTTTAAGCAAGCTTTAGAATTACCTGGGCTCGATGGGCATTTGAGCAACGCTTATCAAAAATTATCTCAATTAAATCCCTCAGAAGCTGCTGAATCAGTTAAACCAATTATTGAAAAATCAATTGTAATTTCTTCATCCGCACAAGAAAGACAAGGTCTGTCAGATGAGTTAGAGGATGCTTTTAAATCAGGGAGTGATGTCGCTAAAAAAGTTGAAGCCATATTTCTTAAAGAATATCGCTCTATGCTACCCACTTTGAATTTAAAAACAGCCCAAGAAATTATGCGCATGGAAGAGCAAATCAAGAGCATGGCAGAAGAAATGTCTCGATTGTATGAGCGGACTGAAAAAGGTGAACCTTCCATAACTGGTGCAGAGCAAGATGCATATTTTTCTATTTTAAAAGAAATCGCGATTGCCATAAAACCTATTGATATTGGTGGTGTTCAATTTAAGGTGAAACACTCCGTTACCGGTCAGCATACAGTAGAGGTTTCGGATGAAAAAGGACAGCATGTTGCCTCAGTTTCCGTTGATATTGGGGGAATAAAACTTCCTTATTCGTTGGTGAAGCCCGCTGGAGGCGATTTTATTTTTTCCTATGGAGGTAGCCGCGGGATTATTGCACCCTTTGCCGAATTAGACGAAGCCTATGGTGGGGATAAGCCGAAAGGACGTTTATTTACTCATAGCAAACTGTTAGGGGTTGGCCAATATGGCTCAGTTAAAGAGGTTGAAAGTTTATTATCCGGTTTAAACCAAATCATTAAAAAAGGGTATGTACCTGATAGTGATGCGGTTCCGACTTTTCAAGACACTAGCCGCGATGATTTAAGAACACGACCTATTACAGCACGTGATGATCCTTTATACCGAATTGAAAGCGATATTTTGCAGAATTATTCTAGAGCAGCTCAGGAAAAGTATGGACTGACTTCTGGGGGCACTCAGTATTGGATAGAAAATGATAAGGCGAGAACTACTGGGAAACTGTTTTCCAAGACAGGCACACCTCGCCAATATCAAATTTTGACTGAGCGGGCCAAAGGGGAGACCTATGCTGATACGGCTAACAAAAAATTAAATTTATATACCAAGGCTGATATTGCTTATCATGCTCCTATAAAACGAGGGCACTCAAGTGTACAAGAAGCAATCGGTTCTCTAAAAGAAAGCCTTGAGCTATCACAAGAAATTGTCAGCGAAGCTCAACGATTTGCAGAATTGGGTTTTTCACATAATGACATTAAGCCAGAGAATTTCCTTTATAAAAAGAATCCTGATGGTAGTTATCAAGTAAAATACATTGACTGGGCAACAGGGGGATTTGAACGAACTATTGAAGGACAAAAATCAAAATCGGTTGCAGAGGTTTTTGCGGAGGTATTCGGTGCTGATTTGCCAAACGGTACTAATCCCGAAGGGAATAGATGCGTTGACGCTAGTGGTCGCTACGTAGAGAAAAGTGATGAGGGTTTTCGCTATGGTGTGGATCCAACGCTACAGATCTTACATGGCGCACGTAATGGAACACTACCTTATATCAGTCCTACAGTGTTGGGGCATGACAGAAGTGCATTACCCGCGGCAGATAGCATACCTAAGCCTGAATTAAATACCGTGTTAAAAAATAGCCAACCGGATATGGATGATTGGGCTTTAACGACCATGATTTTTGGTGTTTGTAATCGTCAAGCTTATTTTACTTTAGTGAAAGGGCGTGCTGTTACCGACTATGTTGTTCCCGGTATTTTAGATGTGGATGGTAAAAAACCATTAGGATTGAAGATTGTTGATGTAGCTAGATTCAATCAATATTTTGCTTGTGGCCTGGAGGTAACCCAAGAAAGCGATGTATACAGTAAAAAAGATGCGGTGATGTTCATTCCTTCCAACCAGCGGGAAGGGGAACCACTCCATTTATATCGTCGTTTACAAATGATCCAGGATTCATTACGAGAATCTTTGCGCGTTCAAGAGGAAATATTAGAAGATAATCCTGAGCAGAAAATTCTCAATGATATTGATACCATTTTAACGCGAGTTCGTACCGTAGTGGGTAGTGGAGAGGGATTTAACAAAATTCAGCTCAAAGAAATTATAGCCGCTTCACAGCAATGCATTAAACGCTACGAAAATCTTCATAATCTTGGGTATAAACAGTCACTTGTACACGCTGAGACATTACAAGCCGTTTTTAATGAGCACGATCAATCTAACTTAAGAGCCGATGACCTATTAGTTGAGGTGGGCGAATTAAAACGAATGGATATTTTATGTACCTATCCAAAGACGAAAGAGCAGATAGAAAAAGCAATCTCTATTTTAGATCAAGCAATCGATGAACATCAGTTTAATGATAAGTTTATCGGGGAGCATGCTCCATTCCGATCGTTGTTGGTGGAATCCATTGCTACAGGTCAAAATCAAATTCTAAATTCATTATTAGGCAAAATAGCCCAACCTAATCCTGTATTTATTGCTCAAGTTAGATCCAGTGGTTTACTGCATTATGCTGCAGAACAGGGTATGACTGATGTTTTTTCTCATGTAATTAACGCGTTAACTAGAGCGGGTGTCACTTCGGAAGAACTATTCGAATTAATGATGACTGAGTATGGTCCGACGAAACAAATTAAAACAGCACCTTATGTTAAATGGTCGACAAATTGTTTTCATATAGCCATTCGTAATAACAATAAGGAGCAATTAGCGGCCATTCTAAATTTGTTACCTAAAGGCCATGCTCATGATGAATTCATTAATCAAGCACTCCACCTTTGTGCTGTCTTAGGCAATAAATCTTTATTTAATCAAATCCTTACTAAGTACAATGCACTAAATCCTGGAGTTGAAGATTTAATTAGTCCAGAAAAAGTTCTTGGAATGCTCTTCCCGCCAGATAGTATCTCTCCATATCATTTATTTTTAACCGATGAAAATACATTAGAGGCAATTCCTTTTGCTCAACTTAAAACGAAGGCGGATGTTGCGCAAACATTCTTATTAACACCACCAACTGCAACAAATACTTATCCTCTTTTGATTGCTGCAAAGAATGGCAATTATTCTGGGGTAAAAAATCTCATCGAATTAGCTGAAGATATTTCTCTTTCTAAGGTGGGTTTTACCCAACTGTTTACTCAACGGGATGAAGAAGGCAAGAACTTATTTAATTACATCTTAGAACAAGGTCAGTATACCGTTCTGACAGCAATGTTGGCTCATATTAAAGTGAAATGCCAAGATCCAGAGAAGGTTTTGGTTCACTTGCTAAGTAACCCACATCCAGTTAATCCACTAAGAAATTTTTTAAATTCTGAAAAGAATGAAGTGAATCAATTTAAGATATTAAATCAATTATTTGATGAAATTTCCCCAGATTTTAGAACCCAAGAATTACAGGAATATCGCATTGTCGCATTATTAGTTAATGAAGCTTGGTTGATTGAAAAAGCAAGTAATCCTAATAGTCATGAGGCATTACGTGACTTGTTACATAATGATAGGTTATCAACGGAATTGAAACAGGGGTTGTTTAAAAAACTGGTTGATGGCGCGTCGGAAGAGACGGCAAACAAATTTTATAACAAATTACTAAAGGAAATAACTCCTCGTGAAGAATTAGATGCTCAAGTTGTTGCACTAAATTTACCCGTTAAAATCTTACAAGAGGTAGCACGTCAAAGTAACGATTTGAATTCATTAATTGCCACTTTAGTACTGGATCAAGAATTACTCAATAGATTAAGCGAGCAAGTACACAGTTTAACTCAAGAGCAAGAAAGGTTAGGTGAGTTATTACGTGGTGAGCAAGACATTGTCAGCCAAACCAAGGAAATGCTAAGTAGCCAAGCCAAGCGACTGGAGTCCGCAGAAGACACGGTACGGCAGTTACGTGCAGAGGCGGATACGAACGCAATTGCTCATGCTCGTAGAGTAGAGGAGCTGCAATTAGCGATTTCCAAAAATGATGAGCAATCAGAGGACGCAGCTAGGGTCTTGCGCGAAACTCAAGAGCGACATCAAGTGGATTTGGAACAACTTGAGCAACGCCTGCGCTTAGCTGAAAGCTCTCGTAAACAGGTTGTCGGCGATCTGACTCGTGTGCAAGAGCAATTAGAGGAGCAGGTGGCGACTGTGCGACGCTTAGAAAATCAGGCGGTGGAATTAACCAGTCAGAATCAATCCTTGCGATTGGAATTGCAATCCGCCCAACAAAGCACCGAAGCAGTTGGCGGGGAGTTGACCTTGCAGCAAAAGGCCGTTGAGACTGCTCAGTTGGCCGCACAATCAACCTTAAATGACTTAAAAGCCTTGCAAGAAGAGCATGCACGTTTGACTAAGAAAGCGTTACATTTGGAAGAATTCAATCGTGAGCTGTTGGTGAAAGTGGCGTCTTTAGAGTCACGTGTTTTGGAGTTAAGTCAAGAACAATTGCGCTTGCAAAAGTTATTGCATAATGAGCAAGATGCTGTAACTCAAATCAAAGAGCAGCTAAGCAGCCAAGCTCAGCAACTGGACTCTGCAGCAGAGCGGGTACGACAGTTACAGGATGAGGCAGAGGCAACCACACTGGCCCATGCTCATAGAGTCGAGGAGTTGCAATCAGCGATTGCTAAGAATGATGATCAATCCGAGGAAGCCACGCGCACCCTGCATGGCGTTCAAGAGCAGCATAAAGAAGTCTTGACGCAACTCGAGCAACGCTTGCGCTTGGCTGAGCGCAGCCGTGAACAGGTTACAAGCGCCTTGGCTCAAGTGCAAGAGCAATTAGAGGAGCAGGTCTCGGCTGTGCGCCGCTTAGAAGGTGAGGCGGAAGAATTAACGCATCAGAACCAAGCCTTGCACTTGGAATTACAGGCTTCACGTGACACTACGGAAGAGGTACGTCAGGATTTAGGCGAGAAGTTGGCTCAGCAACAAAAAGCTGCTGAGAGTGCTCAGTTGGCCGTCCAATCGACGTTAGAAGATTTAGATTCTTTACACGAAGCGCATGCGCGCTTGACCGATAAAGCCCAGCAGCTGGAAGAAGATAACCGTAAGCTCTCGTCTCAGGTGGTTTCTTTAGAATCTCGAGTACAGGAGTTAAGTGAAGAGCAGATTCGTTTGCAGGACTTATTGCGTGCTGAGCAGAATACGGTGAGGCAAACCAAAGACCTGTTAAGCCTCCAGGCCCAGCAACTGGACTCTGCAGAAGAGCGGGTACGACAGTTACGGGATGAGGCTGAGGCAACTACACTGGCTCATGCGCATAGAGTCGAGGAGCTGCAATCAGCGATTGCTAAGAATGATGATCAATCCGAGGAAGCCACGCGCACCCTGTATGGCATTCAAGAGCAGCATAAAGAAGTCTTGACGCAACTCGAGCAACGCTTGCGCTTGGCTGAGCGCAGCCGTGAACAGGTTACAAGCGCCTTGGCTCAAGTGCAAGAGCAATTAGAGGAGCAGGTCTCGGCTGTGCGCCGCTTAGAAGGTGAGGCGGAAGAATTAACGCATCAGAACCAAGCCTTGCACTTGGAATTACAGGCTTCACGTGACACTACGGAAGAGGTACGTCAGGATTTAGGCGAGAAGTTGGCTCAGCAACAAAAAGCTGCTGAGAGTGCTCAGTTGGCCGTCCAATCGACGTTAGAAGATTTAGATTCTTTACACGAAGCGCATGCGCGCTTGACCGATAAAGCCCAGCAGCTGGAAGAAGATAACCGTAAGCTCTCGTCTCAGGTGGTTTCTTTAGAATCTCGAGTACAGGAGTTAAGTGAAGAGCAGATTCGTTTGCAGGACTTATTGCGTGCTGAGCAGAATACGGTGAGGCAAACCAAAGACCTGTTAAGCCTCCAGGCCCAGCAACTGGACTCTGCAGAAGAGCGGGTACGACAGTTACGGGATGAGGCTGAGGCAACTACACTGGCTCATGCGCATAGAGTCGAGGAGCTGCAATCAGCGATTGCTAAGAATGATGATCAATCCGAGGAAGCCACGCGCACCCTGTATGGCATTCAAGAGCAGCATAAAGAAGTCTTGACGCAACTCGAGCAACGCTTGCGCTTGGCTGAGCGCAGCCGTGAACAGGTTACAAGCGCCTTGGCTCAAGTGCAAGAGCAATTAGAGGAGCAGGTCTCGGCTGTGCGCCGCTTAGAAGGTGAGGCGGAAGAATTAACGCATCAGAACCAAGCCTTGCACTTGGAATTACAGGCTTCACGTGACACTACGGAAGAGGTACGTCAGGATTTAGGCGAGAAGTTGGCTCAGCAACAAAAAGCTGCTGAGAACGCTCAGTTGGCCGTCCAATCGACGTTAGAAGATTTAGATTCTTTACACGAAGCGCATGCGCGTTTGCTAGATAAAGCGCGACAGCTGGAGGAGCGTAATCGTGAGTTGTCGGCGAAAGTCACACAACTTGAAGAGACTACATCCAGAGTTCAAGCAGAGGCGCATCTGAAGCGATTGGAAATTGTACGTTTGACTGGTCTTCTGAATACGGTGTCTGAACAGAAAGCGATTCTTTCTTTGAGAGCGGCGATCGAACTTAGTAATGATCCTGTTTGGTTAGGCATCGTTGCTGCGGCTAACAGGAAAGAGCAGTTGCTCAATGCTGGCTTAAATCCTGTAGATGTCAATGCTTTGGGAGATAATCCCGCAGTATTTACTGAAATTAATGAGGCAGGAATAAAACGTCTGACGGCATTAGAAAAAAATGCAATTACTGTTTTAAAAGAACAAGTTAGAGTTGGCGATGAAGCTTTATTACTCAAAGTGAAATTAGTAACGTGCAATAACGACTTGGAAGGAGCTGGTTTAAATAAGAAACAACTCGCTTTTCTAAAAAATGAGGGCGTTTATACGCAGCTAATTAAAATCGCTGTTTCGAGATTGGATAAGAATCAAAAGGCAATTATTGCTATTAAAGCGATAATCGAGAAAAGTATCGATGTAGAATTTTTGAAAACCTTAAGTAAAGCCACAAAAAATGAGCATTTAACAATAGGATTGTCACGTCAAGATGTGAAAGACTTAGTTAATCCGGATGTCTATAGAAAATTTGTCGATTTGGCAAATGAACGTTTACAAAGATTGGAAGCGTCTCAAAGTAAAATTAGGTCAATTATACCTAGAAAGGCTAATTTGTTAATTGAGGCGGAAGGCTTTTTAGGATTTAAAGATGATAAAGTCAAAAGAGATAAATTAGATGAAGGACTACCTAAATGTGAGAGTAATTATGAGTCAGAGACTGAAGTTGGATCAGCGGTAAAGGGAACTTTAGGTATATATAAAGGAGCACGAGTAGAAAATGAGGAAGTAGCTCGTTCGCAAAAAATATTTAAAAACAAGGGGCAGGATAAGGTAACAGGAGTCGGTCTTTTAGTCCAAGATAGTACAGGGCGAGTTGTTGATAAATCTTATGGGAAATTTGATTTACAGCAGAAAACAGATATTGCGCTTAGGCAAGCACAAATGTTTCTTCTTAACTATAGCGCAGAGAAGCAGTGGAGAAAGAATGAAATTTACATCTGGGGTCCTGTAGTGGAAAGTAGTAAAGTATTTGCTGCCTTATTATTTCTTAAACATAATGACCCATCACTTGCAGATGTTGCCATAAGATCTTCAATTAGTGGTTTTGCAGGTCCTCAATATAATTGGTATACACGTAACAAAATTAGTGAACAAAACTTTATAAAAAAACATTTGGATGTAGATTTTCTAATGCAACAAGGAAAGCTAGTATCGGAACAAAATGCTCATACAAGAAAAGTGTTGTACTCAACTGAAAAAGGAAAACATGTAAAAACGAGTGTACCACCTTTAAAAAATTTGTATGAGGGTGATGAGCTCAGTGCTGAGGGAAATATCAAAAAAGCTCCTTCTCAAGAATCATTGACTATGTTTGATCAACAACGTAAAGCCAAAGTGAAAGTTAATATTCTTTTAAATGTTTTCGAAGAGGATATTAGTGATATCGAAAATGATAAGGCATTCAGAGTTGCGACCTTATTACATAAGAAATTGAACAAACTTAAAGAAGAGGCGTTTAAAGAGCCCATTGATTTTGATGCGTTGAAACAGTTTTATGAACAATCTAAAGTGTCTATTGAGCAAGCAATGCCGCTCTTGGAGGAAAGTTTAGGGAAAGGCTATTTGGATAATCTTTCGAAAGAAATCAGTGATGTCCTGGAAAAAACAATGCCCTTGGCAGGTTCACAAGGTATTGGTGCTGATAAACGAGCTTCTCCAATTAGAAGAGATCAACAGCAAACAGATGAAAATGTACCTGGGAGCGGTTTAATTTAAAGCAATAGGGGCTTATAAACAGCCCCTGTATATAAAAGGTCAGGCGCTTAGTAATTTTGAATTTCAATGTTAAGCATGCGACATGCATTTAGGATTTCTTCAACGCACAATTCATTATCATTAGTGTAATAAACAAAGTCTCTATTGATGTTACTACTGGCAGAGTTTAGTGAACAGCCATAAATGGAAGTAACGGCACTATATCTCCCATCAGAAAGGCTAGCTCTGGTAATTCTGCCATAATCCGTGAATAGCAAACAGGACATTTCTTGGTTAGCAGAGAAAATTGAATTCAAATAAAATGCATTAAAACACGGACAGGCAAACACAAGGTTACTCGCTGATAAAGTAAGAGCCATTAATAACCTTAAAAATGTATTTTTTAGCGTGCGTATCATTGCTAGCACCCAAATTAAATCCATTTATTAAATTATAGAACATCAAAGTCTACAGGCAGTTAACCTCTTCAACGCAAATGTTAATAGTGTTTCTAGTCCATTATCTAAACCATTGTTCGTTTTTGCAATGGAGTTTAAATACGCATTATTTCCAATCGTTCTCTAAAGAGATGATAGTAAAAAGTTCTCTTCCTCTTCTGTCCATGGCGTTTCTTCGACACTATTAGTGCTAAAAAAACTGGCAGACCATCGAAATGGCGAGGTAACCAAATTGACTGCTCTATCTGTTCCATGCTTAAGTAGTTCGGAAGTTATTAGAGCGACGCCTAATGAAAAGAGGCCTATAATAGATGCTGTTAATAAATAAATAGGAACAGTTTCATTAAAAACTTCAGTAAATAACAACCAAGAAAGGCTCAAATCAAGAACACCTGTAGTAACAGCAGGCATGGCAATGGCAAGTGTAGCATACAAAATGATTAGGGCCAGGAGTGGATAAACTACTATTTCCAAAAATAAGCCCCAAAATAATCCGCTCTCCCATAATGAAAAAATGAAATTGTAGTTAACCTCGTCCATTGCGGGATGATTATTAGTAGGCTGGTCATTAATGGCTATCCTCATTTTATTGGCCATGGCCGATATATGAGCTAAATCTCTTGCCGAAAACGGACTATTCGTGAAAGGGTTTAGTAATGATTTGCTGGCCCTTGCTTCCCCTGTACGATAAGGACGTTGATTATGCCATTGAATTAATTGAGTAAGGGAAAATTGATGCCCAGTAGAAACAAAGATACGATCGTCAGGTTTTATATCCTCCATATCTAATTGCGTTACGGGTTCCTCAGTGTTCAGTGGGTAAAATTCCGCAAGAATTAATAATGTGTCATAGGCTACATCGGCAAGATTTTGCTTACTGCTGCTTTGGTTTTCCGCAGCGGTTAACGATAATAATTTTCTTCTTAGCTTTGCAATTAAATCATCCCCTGCTTTTTGGGCTGCCACTTGCTGGAGGGCAGCAATAATTGGTTTAATTTCAGGTGTAGTTGATCGGGCGCTAAGTCTCTTAATTATTAATGAAATATCAGACATTTTTTGCTCCAGCAAGGAAGGAGATAAATTTTTAAGGTCATATTTTGGACGGATTATATATGTTTTGCTCAAAAAAATCAAACAAAAAAGCTAAAAGGAGCAATAGTTTATATTTAAGGGCAATGTGCTAAATTACTGTAATTAATCCCAATAAGGGCTACTCTAAATTAGCTTTAAAAAATCAAAGGGAATGCTCTAGCGATGGATTGCAAATCCTAATACAAATCGATAATATGATCCTACAAAAAATAACAATAAATGAATGGACATGAAACTCGCACTTTTTACTACGGCCTTACTAACAGCTGCATCAGCCTCTGCTACAACTCCGGTTAATAACTGGTATACGAGTGCTTTTGGTGGTTATACTCATTTATCTTCAAATGTAAGAACACATTATTATGGTTTCTTGCTTTCCGATGTGCATTATCGTTACGGCTATGACGTAGGTGGTAGCGTTGGATACCAAAGTTATCCTATCCGTTATGAGTTTCAATATACGTACTTATATGCTGACACCAATCAATATAGTTCGAATTATATAAAACGATTAAAGATTGATGGTGGTACTAAAGCTAATATTCTCATGGCAAATCTTTATTATGATTTTCCTGCGTTCACGGGTAACCTTTCTCCCTTTGTTGGGGTAGGTATAGGTTATGCTCTCATGCATGCTACTCTAAATAGTACAAGCCGTTTCCACCGTCCTCATTTTAACAGAGATCAAAATTCCTTCACTTACCAAGGTCTTGCTGGGTTGACTTATAACTTCAGGAAAAATTTTGCGGTGAATGCACTCTATCGTTATACCGCAACAGGCAATAACAGTTATTGGGGCAAACCTCTTCAGGCACAAATGGGTAATTTGGAGCTAGTCTATCGTTTTGATTTTGCCAGCTCTAGTTATAAATAGTGACTTATTATCCTTATGAGACAAATGATTCCATTTTTAAA contains:
- a CDS encoding outer membrane protein yields the protein MKLALFTTALLTAASASATTPVNNWYTSAFGGYTHLSSNVRTHYYGFLLSDVHYRYGYDVGGSVGYQSYPIRYEFQYTYLYADTNQYSSNYIKRLKIDGGTKANILMANLYYDFPAFTGNLSPFVGVGIGYALMHATLNSTSRFHRPHFNRDQNSFTYQGLAGLTYNFRKNFAVNALYRYTATGNNSYWGKPLQAQMGNLELVYRFDFASSSYK